CTGGTTGATGCCGGACACCACCAGGTCGGGCTTGTCCTCGAGCAGGCCGGTCAGCGCGATATGCACGCAGTCCGTGGGCGTGCCATTGACGAAGCGAAAACCTTTTTGCACGCCTTCGCGCGCCTCGTAGACCGACAGCGGACGCTGCAGGGTCAGGGAATTGGAAGCGCCGCTATGGTTCTGCTCCGGCGCGATGACCGTGATCCGGCCCAGCGGCGCGAGCGCAGCATGCAAAACGGCCAGTCCCGGCGCGAGATAACCGTCGTCGTTGGCGAGAAGGATATGCATGCCGCGATTGTACCTGAGCACAGGCGCGCAAGCGGCCCGCGCGCCGCCCGATGCGGCCCGCCGCGGCGGCGGCGCCAGCACAGTATGCAGGCCGCAAATGACCGCCTCAACGGCTTCCGCATGAAACAGAACGACCGTGCTATTCGTGCGCTACACTTGCCCCGCCGGCCCGCGTAAGCTTGACTGGCGCGGCATGCCAACCACACCACCGGAGACAAGATGAAAGCCGTACTGTGCAAAGCCTGGGGTCCGCCCGATTCGCTGACCCTGGAAACCCTGCCCGACCTGGTGCCCGGCAAGGGCGAAGTGGTCATCGACGTCAAGGCGGCGGCGGTCAACTTCCCGGATGTGCTGATCATCCAGAACAAATACCAGGCCAAGCCCGAACTGCCGTTCACGCCGGGTTCGGAACTGGCCGGCGTGGTCAACGCGGTGGGCGAAGGCGTCACTCACGTCAAGCCCGGCGACAACGTCATCGCCTACCTGGGCAATGGCGCCTTCGCCAGCCAGGCCAGGGCGCCGGCGGCGTCGGTGGTGCCGATGCCGCCCGGCATCGACTTCGAGACCGCGGCGGCCTTCACGCTGACCTACGGCACCTCGCACCACGCGGTGATCGACCGCGGCGAACTGAAGGCGGGCCAGACCATGCTGGTGCTGGGCGCGGCCGGCGGCGTGGGCCTGGCGGCGATCGAGATCGGCAAGGCCATCGGCGCGCGCGTGATCGCGGCCGCGTCGACCGACGAAAAGCTGGAAGTGTGCAAGCAGCACGGCGCCGACGCCTTCATCAACTACAGCACCGAAGACCTGCGCGAGCGCATCAAGGCGCTGACCGACAGCAAGGGTCCGGACGTGATCTACGACCCGGTCGGCGGCATCTATGCCGAACCGGCGTTCCGCTCGATCGGCTGGCGCGGCCGCTACCTGGTGGTGGGCTTCGCCAACGGCGAGATCCCCAGGCTGCCGCTGAACCTGGCGCTGCTCAAGGGCGCCTCGCTGGTGGGCGTGTTCTGGGGCGATTTCGTGCGGCGCGAGCCGAAGGCCAACCAGGCCAACATGGCGCAGATGCTGGGCTGGATGAAGGAAGGCAAGATCCGCCCGCATATCTCGGCGCGCTACCCGCTGGAACAGGCCGCGCAGGCGCTCAAGGACATGGAAGCGCGCAAGGTCACCGGCAAGATCGTGATCGTGCCTTGATGGCCGGGCCCCGGCGCGTCGGCCGACGCGCTGGGACCGGCCCAAAAAAAGTACGGCGCAGGCAGTGCGGCTACACCCTGCGCCGTGCGAGGCAACCCGCCTCAAGCCGCCTGTTGCCCCCGATGCGCACACCCCTGCGCGGGCCAACAGGCGGTTCCCAAAACAGCCAGCCCCCGGCCGGGCCGTTTTCCGGAAATCCTGCTGGTCAGAAGCGATGCTGCAGGCCGGCCATGACGCCGGTCTGGTTGTTGGCAAAGCCGACCAGGTCGCGCGACACGCTGACGTCCTGGCCATTGCGCGCCTTGGCATAGCCGACTGACAGATAGGCCAGCGTGCGCTTGGACAGCGCGTACTGCCCGCGCAGCGAGAACAGGATGGGATCGGCATCGTTGCCGCCCTTGATGTTCTGCTTGTAGACCGCGCCGTACAGCGTGAACGCCGGCGTGAAGGCGTAGCTGGCGCCGCCCCAGTACATGTCGCTGCGTTGGCTGGCCGCGCCGGTGGTGAAGGCGCGCTTGTAGTTGCGGTAGCCGGCAAACAGCTTCAGGTCGCCGAAGTCATAGCTGGCGCCGGCATGGATACCCTGGATGTAGTCGGTGCTGTCGGCAGGCGTGGTGCTGGTGCCGGCGCCGTTCTGCCGGTCCCAGGTGGCGGCCGCGGCGAACTTGCCGGCGTTGTAGCCTGCGCCCAGCGCGTACTTGGACGCGCTCTTGAAGTCCCCCGCCACTTCGCCCAGCGCCACCGTCGCGCCGAGCTTCAGGCCGCCGAAGCTGCCGTCGTAGCGGATCGCATTCGAGGCGCGCGAGAACAGGCCGTCCTTGCGCCCGCCCGTGGCCGTCGACGACGTTGCCCACGAATAGGCCGGCGCATAGCCCATCGGGTCGAATGGCAGCATGAAGTCGTAGGTGGTGGTGAAGGTGCGGCCCAGCACCACCTGGCCGTAGCGGCTGGACAGGCCTACGGTGGCGCGCCGGTCGAACAGCGTGTTGTCGGTATCGAGCCGGCCGGTGTCGATGGCGATGCCGCTTTCCAGGTTGAAGATCGCCTTCAGGCCGCCGCCCAGGTCTTCGCTGCCGCGGATGCCCCAGCGCGAGGTGTTCTTGCCGCCCGAGGTCAGCTTGACCGCCGAGCCGTCCGGTCCCGCGTGGCTGACATATTCGATGCCCGCATCCACCAGCCCGTACAGGGTCACGTTCGATTGCGCGGACGCCGATCCCGCGGCAGCCAGGCCCATCACGGCGCATGCCATTGCCGTACGCTTCATTGCCATCTCCTTCCTTGTGCTTGTTGTGGTATTCGTCAGCGGCCGGATGGTAGGTGACGCGCACTTTCAGTTCGCTTTCGGATCGCAGGCTTTTCACGGCCCGGGCGCCACGGCGGGGGTTAGTGGTTTCCCTAGCTTCAAAGCCGACGCGGTTCGCTGTATCTGTCTGGCCTTCGCCGTTCCGGCCGTCCCGATCGCTGTGGCCGGGTTCCGGCATTGCCGCCTGACCGCCCTGCCCCATGCGTATCCTGCTTGCCGAAGACAATGTGATGCTGGCCAGTTCACTGAGCCAGGCCCTGGACCAGGCCGGCTTCACGGTGGACTGCATGCACGACGGCCACAGCGCGGACACGCTGCTGAGCACGCAGGACTACGCCCTGCTGATCCTCGATCTCGGCCTGCCAGGCATGGACGGGCTGGAGGTGCTGCGCCGCCTGCGCCAGCGGCGCAATCCGCTGCCGGTGCTGATCCTGACCGCGCACGGCTCGGTCGAGGACCGCGTGCGCGGCCTGGACCTGGGCGCCGACGACTACCTCGCCAAGCCGTTCGACCTGTCCGAGCTGGAAGCGCGGGCCCGCGCGCTGATCCGCCGGGCCCATGGCCATGACAGCACGCAGATCGCCTTCGGACCGCTGCATTACGACAGCGTCAGCCGCGCCTTCCTGCTGCATGGACAGTTGCTGCCGCTGACCGGGCGCGAGCGCGCCGTGCTCGAGGTACTGCTGCTGCGCGATGGCCGCGCCGTCAACAAGGGGGCACTGTCGGAGAAGATCTTCGGCATCGACGAATCGGTCAATCCGGACGCGATCGAGATCTACGTGCACAGGCTGCGCAAGAAGCTTGACGGCAGCGGCGTGGCCATCGTCACGCTGCGCGGCCTGGGCTACCTGCTTGAAGCGCGGCCGGCGGCATGAAGCGGCCGCGCCAGGCTCCCAGCCTGCGGCTGCAGCTGTCGCTGTGGCTGCTGCTGCCGCTGATGGGCCTGCTTGCCTTCGACGCCTGGCTGACCTACCAGCGCGCGATGTCGGCCGCGCATACCGCCTTCGACCGCACGCTGGAGGCGTCGCTGCGCGCCATGCGCGAAGGCATCCGCCTGCACGAGGGACGGCTCGCGGTCGAACTGCCCAACCTCGCGCTCGAGCTGTTCGACGGCCAGGCCGGCCCGCGCATCTTCTACCGCATCCGCGCCGAAGACGGCGCCACCGTCACCGGCTACGACGACCTGCCGATGCCGCCCGACGCGCCCCTGCAGCTGTACCGCACCGTGTTCTACGACACCCGGTTCCGCGACCAGCCCTTGCGCATGGCGGCGCAGCCGCTGCCGGTGCGCGACGTCGGCTCGGCGCGCACGCGGCTGGTGTGGGTGCTGGTGGGCGAGACCATCGAGCCGCGCCAGCTGCTGGCGCGCGACATCCTGATCGGCTCGCTGCTGCAGGAGCTGATGCTGGTGACGCTGGCGCTTGGCATCGTCTGGCTCGGCGTGCGGCGCGGGCTGCGGCCGCTGCACCGGCTGTCCGACACGGTAGCGCGGCGCGGCACGCAGCTGGCCCCGATCGAGCAGAAAGACCTGCCCGCCGAGATGAAGCCGCTGGTGCAAGCGCTGAACCAGTACATGGCGCGGCTCCACGGCATGGTGCTGGCGCGCAAGCGCTTCTTCGCCGATGCCGCGCACCAGCTCAAGACACCGCTGGCGATCATCCAGGCGCAGTCCGAACTGGCGCTGCGCGAACGCGACGGCGAACGCGTGCGCGAGCATATGCGGCAGCTGCACGGCACCGTGCGCCACGCCTCCAGGGGCGTGCAGCAGTTGTTGTCGCTGTCGCGGCTGGAGCCCGATGCGGGCTACATGCCCGCGCTGAGGCCGCTGCGGCTCGACACGCTGGCGCAAGGCGTGGCGCTGGACTGGGCGCCGGTGGCGCGTGGCAGTGGGGTCGATCTGGGATATGAGCACGAAGGCCCGGTGGAAGTCACTGGCCAGGCTGAGCTGCTGCAGGAACTGACAGGCAACCTGATCGACAACGCGATCCGCTATGCGGGCCGTGGCGCGGTGGTGACGGTGCGCGTGGCGGCGGATGGCGGCGTGCCGCGGTTGCAGGTGATCGACAACGGCCCCGGTATTGCGCCGGATGAACGCGAGGCGGTGTTCCGGCGCTTCTATCGCGGCGCCAGCGGGCAGGCGGTGGAAGGCAGCGGCCTGGGCTTGTCGATCGTGCGGGAGATCGCGCGGCTGCATGGCGCGACGGTAGTGCTTGGCGAAACGCCGGGAGGCGGATTGACGGTGTCAGTGCAATTCGGCGCTGTCGACGACAGCATCGAGGCATGTCCATAACCGCTTGGGCACGCCCTCTCCCGCTTGCGGGAGAGGGCGCAAACCGTCGCCGAAGCAACAGTCAGAGCTTCTCCGTCTCCCCGCTCTTCGGCTGCCACTTCATCAGCCGCTTCTCGCCGATGCCGACCATCCAGTCCAGCACCAGCGCAAACGCGGTCAGCACCACGATGCCGGCGAACACGGTATTGATGTCGAAGGTGCCCTCGGCCTGCAGGATCAGGTAGCCCACGCCGCGCGCCGAGCCCAGGTATTCGCCCACCACCGCGCCGACGAAGGCCAGGCCCACCGAGGTATGCAGCGACGAGAACACCCAGCTGGTCGCGCTCGGCAGGTAGACGTGGCGCAGCAGCTGCTTCTGATTGGCGCCCAGCATGCGCGCATTGGCCAGCACCACCGGGCTCACTTCCTTGACGCCCTGGTAGACGTTGAAGAAGACGATGAAGAACACCAGCGTCACCGCCAGCGCCACCTTCGACCAGATGCCCAGGCCGAACCAGACCGCGAAGATCGGCGCCAGGATCACGCGCGGCATCGAGTTCATGGCCTTGACGTAAGGATCGAGGATGGCGGAGGTCATCGGGCTCAGCGCCAGCCACAGGCCCACGCCCAGCCCCGCCACCGTACCGATGCCGAAGGCCAGCACGGTCTCGATCAGCGTCACGCCCAGGTGCAGGTAGATATCGCGCTCGACGATAAACCAGTTCCAGATGCGTTGCGCCACCATCAGCGGCTCGCCAAAGAAAAACGCGACCTGCTGCGAGCGCGTGGCGGCGTGCCACACGCCGAGGATCACTACCAGGACGAGCAGCTGCCACACGCGCAGCATGCCCTTGGAATCAGTACGGAATGCCATCGGGATTCAGTTCTTGTTATGAGTTGGACGCAGGGCCGGTCAGGCCACCTTGCGCTGCTGGGCGTAGCCCTTGAGCACTTCCTCGCGCAGCACGTCCCAGATCGCGGCGTGCAGCTCGACAAAGCGCGGGTGGTTGCGGATCTCGGCGACGTCGCGCGGGCGCGGCAGGTCGATCGCGAATTCGCCGATCGGGTGCGTGCCGGGGCCGGCCGACAGCACCACCACGCGGTCGCTCATGGCAATGGCCTCGTCCAGGTCGTGGGTGATGAAGAGCACGGCCTTGCGCTTGGCGGCCCACAGCTCCAGCACTTCGTTCTCCATCAGCTGGCGGGTCTGGATGTCGAGCGCGGAGAACGGCTCGTCCATCAGGATGATGTCCGGGTCCAGCACCAGCGTCTGCGCCAGCGCCACGCGCTTGCGCATGCCGCCCGAGAGCTGGTGCGGGTAGCGGTCGCCAAACCCGCCCAGGCCGACGCGGCGCAGCCATTCCTCGCCCTGCCGCACCGCCTCGGCGCGCGCGGTGCCGCGGAATTCCAGGCCGGCAACGACGTTGTCGAGCGCGCTGCGCCACGGCATCAGCGCCTCGGTCTGGAACATGTAGCCGGCGCGCCGGTTGATGCCGCGCAGCGGCTCGCCGAACACGCGCACCTCGCCGCTGGAAGGCTCCAGCAGGCCGGCGCCGACATTCAGCAGCGTGGACTTGCCGCAGCCGGTGGGACCCACCACCGATACGAATTCGCCGGGCTGGATCGACAGCGTGACGTCCCTGACCGCGGTATAGCGCTGGCTGCGGTCATCGCGCGAGACGAAGGTGCAGGTGACCTGGTCGAGTGAAAGTGCGGGAATGCTCATGATGAACCGTCTCGGACCCGCCCTGGCGGCGCGGGACGCGGCGCGGGCGAGTGATGATGGAGGGGCCGTCGCTGCCGCAAAGCAAAGGCCCGCTGCGGGCAGCGGGCCGATGGCGTCGACGGCAGGAAAATTACTTGTACTTGGCGTTGGCCTTCTGCACGAAGGCGTTGGTGTAGGTCTCTTCCAGCCTGATCGACTTGCCCTTCAGTTCGGCATCGAACTGGCCCAGCGCGTTGAGCGCGGTGCGCGGGCCGTCGGCCGGCATGGTGCCGTCCGGCGAGATCGCTTCCTTGACCTTTTCCCACGCGGCCAGATACAGCGCGCGGTCGCCCAGCAGGTAGCTTTCCGGCACGGTCTTGACGATGTCGGACGGGCCCGCCTTCTGCAGCCACTTGAGCGCGCGCACCATGGCGTTGGTGAGCGCCTGCGTGGTGTTCGGGTTCTGCTGGATGAAGGCCTGCGACGCATACAGGCAGCCCGACGGCATGTTGCCGCCGAACACCGCCTGGGTGTCCTTGAGCGTGCGGGTGTCCGAGGCAATACGCACCTCGTTCTTCTGCGTCAGCATCGACACCACCGGGTCGAGGTTGGCCATGGCGTCGATCTGGCCCGAACGCATCGCCGCCACCGCGCCGGCGCTGGCGCCCACGCCGATGAACGACACGTCCGAGGGCTTCAGGCCGGCCTTGGCCAGCACGAAGTTGGCCATCATGTTGGTCGACGAGCCCGGCGCGGTCACGCCGATCTTCTTGCCCTTCAGGTCGGCGATCGACTTGAAGTTGGGCATGGTCTTGTTCGATACCACCAGCACGATCTGCGGGGCGCGGCCCTGCAGCACGAACTCCTGGTAGCGCTGGCCCTTGGCCTGCAGGTTGATGGTGTGCTCGTAGGCGCCCGAGACCACGTCGGCGCTGCCGCCAACCACCGCCTGCAGCGCCTTGGCGCCGCCGGCGAAGTCGACGATCTCGACGTCCAGCCCTTCTTCCTTGAAGTAGCCGAGGCGCTCGGCGATGGTCAGCGGCAGGTAATAGAACAGGTTCTTGCCGCCCACCGCGATGGTGACCTTGGTCTTTTCGGGCTTGCCCTGCGCCTGAGCCTGCCCGAACGTGAACCAGCCGGCCAGGAACAGCGCCAGCGCAATCAGGAATTGCTTCCAGAATTTCTTGTTATACATGCGAGATCTCCTACCCGTGTGGACTGGCGCCGCGGCAACGAGCGCTTGAAGGGGGGCGCCGCGGTGCGGCAAATTGCCA
The window above is part of the Cupriavidus taiwanensis LMG 19424 genome. Proteins encoded here:
- a CDS encoding sensor histidine kinase — its product is MKRPRQAPSLRLQLSLWLLLPLMGLLAFDAWLTYQRAMSAAHTAFDRTLEASLRAMREGIRLHEGRLAVELPNLALELFDGQAGPRIFYRIRAEDGATVTGYDDLPMPPDAPLQLYRTVFYDTRFRDQPLRMAAQPLPVRDVGSARTRLVWVLVGETIEPRQLLARDILIGSLLQELMLVTLALGIVWLGVRRGLRPLHRLSDTVARRGTQLAPIEQKDLPAEMKPLVQALNQYMARLHGMVLARKRFFADAAHQLKTPLAIIQAQSELALRERDGERVREHMRQLHGTVRHASRGVQQLLSLSRLEPDAGYMPALRPLRLDTLAQGVALDWAPVARGSGVDLGYEHEGPVEVTGQAELLQELTGNLIDNAIRYAGRGAVVTVRVAADGGVPRLQVIDNGPGIAPDEREAVFRRFYRGASGQAVEGSGLGLSIVREIARLHGATVVLGETPGGGLTVSVQFGAVDDSIEACP
- a CDS encoding response regulator; this translates as MRILLAEDNVMLASSLSQALDQAGFTVDCMHDGHSADTLLSTQDYALLILDLGLPGMDGLEVLRRLRQRRNPLPVLILTAHGSVEDRVRGLDLGADDYLAKPFDLSELEARARALIRRAHGHDSTQIAFGPLHYDSVSRAFLLHGQLLPLTGRERAVLEVLLLRDGRAVNKGALSEKIFGIDESVNPDAIEIYVHRLRKKLDGSGVAIVTLRGLGYLLEARPAA
- a CDS encoding NADPH:quinone oxidoreductase family protein gives rise to the protein MKAVLCKAWGPPDSLTLETLPDLVPGKGEVVIDVKAAAVNFPDVLIIQNKYQAKPELPFTPGSELAGVVNAVGEGVTHVKPGDNVIAYLGNGAFASQARAPAASVVPMPPGIDFETAAAFTLTYGTSHHAVIDRGELKAGQTMLVLGAAGGVGLAAIEIGKAIGARVIAAASTDEKLEVCKQHGADAFINYSTEDLRERIKALTDSKGPDVIYDPVGGIYAEPAFRSIGWRGRYLVVGFANGEIPRLPLNLALLKGASLVGVFWGDFVRREPKANQANMAQMLGWMKEGKIRPHISARYPLEQAAQALKDMEARKVTGKIVIVP
- a CDS encoding ABC transporter permease; this translates as MAFRTDSKGMLRVWQLLVLVVILGVWHAATRSQQVAFFFGEPLMVAQRIWNWFIVERDIYLHLGVTLIETVLAFGIGTVAGLGVGLWLALSPMTSAILDPYVKAMNSMPRVILAPIFAVWFGLGIWSKVALAVTLVFFIVFFNVYQGVKEVSPVVLANARMLGANQKQLLRHVYLPSATSWVFSSLHTSVGLAFVGAVVGEYLGSARGVGYLILQAEGTFDINTVFAGIVVLTAFALVLDWMVGIGEKRLMKWQPKSGETEKL
- a CDS encoding ABC transporter ATP-binding protein produces the protein MSIPALSLDQVTCTFVSRDDRSQRYTAVRDVTLSIQPGEFVSVVGPTGCGKSTLLNVGAGLLEPSSGEVRVFGEPLRGINRRAGYMFQTEALMPWRSALDNVVAGLEFRGTARAEAVRQGEEWLRRVGLGGFGDRYPHQLSGGMRKRVALAQTLVLDPDIILMDEPFSALDIQTRQLMENEVLELWAAKRKAVLFITHDLDEAIAMSDRVVVLSAGPGTHPIGEFAIDLPRPRDVAEIRNHPRFVELHAAIWDVLREEVLKGYAQQRKVA
- a CDS encoding ABC transporter substrate-binding protein; translation: MYNKKFWKQFLIALALFLAGWFTFGQAQAQGKPEKTKVTIAVGGKNLFYYLPLTIAERLGYFKEEGLDVEIVDFAGGAKALQAVVGGSADVVSGAYEHTINLQAKGQRYQEFVLQGRAPQIVLVVSNKTMPNFKSIADLKGKKIGVTAPGSSTNMMANFVLAKAGLKPSDVSFIGVGASAGAVAAMRSGQIDAMANLDPVVSMLTQKNEVRIASDTRTLKDTQAVFGGNMPSGCLYASQAFIQQNPNTTQALTNAMVRALKWLQKAGPSDIVKTVPESYLLGDRALYLAAWEKVKEAISPDGTMPADGPRTALNALGQFDAELKGKSIRLEETYTNAFVQKANAKYK
- a CDS encoding porin — translated: MKRTAMACAVMGLAAAGSASAQSNVTLYGLVDAGIEYVSHAGPDGSAVKLTSGGKNTSRWGIRGSEDLGGGLKAIFNLESGIAIDTGRLDTDNTLFDRRATVGLSSRYGQVVLGRTFTTTYDFMLPFDPMGYAPAYSWATSSTATGGRKDGLFSRASNAIRYDGSFGGLKLGATVALGEVAGDFKSASKYALGAGYNAGKFAAAATWDRQNGAGTSTTPADSTDYIQGIHAGASYDFGDLKLFAGYRNYKRAFTTGAASQRSDMYWGGASYAFTPAFTLYGAVYKQNIKGGNDADPILFSLRGQYALSKRTLAYLSVGYAKARNGQDVSVSRDLVGFANNQTGVMAGLQHRF